The Micromonospora sp. NBC_00421 genome contains a region encoding:
- a CDS encoding cellulase family glycosylhydrolase: MSSQNVRRMRQRAGLLAGALAALLLAGLMVAGNAQAAAGCRVAYTVPSQWQGGFTADVKVTNLGDAVNSWSLAWTFPAGQRVTQAWNATVTASGNEATAKNLSYNGSIATNGTVSFGFNGSWSGSNPVPTSFTLNGVACTGSVGGTPTPTATTAPPSPTPTTSPSPSPSPGGDAMATVAAMQPGWNLGNTLDAIPDETSWGNPLTTQALLRQVRSQGYNSIRIPVTWTDHTGPAPTYTIDPVWLARVRQVVDWSLAEGFYVMINLHHDSWQWINGYPGDRTTVLNKYNALWTQIAGTFRDHSAKLVFENINEPQFTGTSDDAQGDEVLRELHLAFVRLIRQSGGGNATRLLVLPTLYTSGEQARMDALNTTISQLRDPNIAATIHFYGYWPFSVNIAGGTRYDSNVEQDLVGTFERARTSFVARGIPVIIGEWALLSYDYTRPGIIERGELLKFFEAVGYNARIRNLTTMLWDAGSFLERNTLQWRDQGIYDLMKANLTTRSATASSDQVYLPRTGTITSKSLTLNLNGVSFQGLRQGSTNLVNGTDYTVSGSTLTLTASALTRLAGNRAPGVNATIEARFSAGVPWRISIISYDKPTQSAATGTTGSFAIPTQFRGDQLATMEAKYADGSGAGPANWTSYKEFWTHFQPDYSANTILLKPEFFAEVNDGPVTLTFHFWSGTQVTYRITKSGSTVTGSPV, from the coding sequence TCGCCGCGCTGCTGCTGGCGGGCCTGATGGTCGCCGGCAACGCGCAGGCCGCCGCCGGCTGTCGCGTGGCGTACACCGTGCCGTCGCAGTGGCAGGGCGGCTTCACCGCCGACGTCAAGGTCACCAACCTCGGCGACGCGGTCAACAGTTGGAGCCTGGCCTGGACCTTCCCGGCCGGCCAGCGCGTCACCCAGGCCTGGAACGCGACGGTCACCGCCTCCGGCAACGAAGCGACCGCCAAGAACCTCAGTTACAACGGATCGATCGCCACCAACGGCACGGTCTCCTTCGGCTTCAACGGGTCGTGGTCGGGCAGCAACCCCGTACCGACCTCGTTCACCCTCAACGGGGTCGCCTGCACCGGGAGCGTGGGCGGCACGCCGACGCCGACCGCCACCACCGCTCCGCCGTCCCCGACGCCGACCACCTCCCCCTCGCCGTCACCCTCGCCAGGTGGTGACGCGATGGCGACGGTGGCCGCGATGCAGCCCGGCTGGAACCTGGGCAACACCCTCGACGCCATCCCCGACGAGACCTCCTGGGGCAACCCGCTGACCACCCAGGCCCTGCTGCGCCAGGTGCGCTCGCAGGGCTACAACAGCATCCGGATCCCGGTGACCTGGACCGACCACACCGGACCGGCGCCGACCTACACCATCGACCCGGTCTGGTTGGCCCGGGTCCGCCAGGTGGTCGACTGGTCGCTGGCCGAGGGCTTCTACGTGATGATCAACCTGCATCACGACTCCTGGCAGTGGATCAACGGCTATCCCGGTGACCGCACCACCGTGCTGAACAAGTACAACGCGCTGTGGACCCAGATCGCCGGCACGTTCCGTGACCACTCGGCCAAGCTGGTGTTCGAGAACATCAACGAGCCGCAGTTCACCGGCACCTCCGACGACGCCCAGGGCGACGAGGTGCTGCGGGAGCTGCACCTGGCGTTCGTCCGCCTGATCCGCCAGTCCGGCGGCGGCAACGCCACCCGGCTGCTGGTGCTGCCCACCCTGTACACCAGCGGCGAGCAGGCCCGGATGGACGCGCTGAACACCACGATCAGCCAGCTGCGCGACCCCAATATCGCCGCGACCATCCACTTCTACGGGTACTGGCCGTTCAGCGTCAACATCGCCGGCGGCACCCGCTACGACAGCAACGTCGAGCAGGACCTGGTCGGCACCTTCGAGCGGGCCCGCACCTCCTTCGTCGCCCGCGGCATCCCGGTGATCATCGGTGAGTGGGCGCTGCTCAGCTACGACTACACCCGGCCCGGCATCATCGAACGCGGCGAACTGCTGAAGTTCTTCGAGGCCGTCGGCTACAACGCCCGCATCCGCAACCTCACCACCATGCTCTGGGACGCGGGCTCGTTCCTCGAACGCAACACCCTGCAATGGCGGGACCAGGGCATCTACGACCTGATGAAGGCGAACCTGACCACCCGCTCGGCCACCGCGTCCTCCGACCAGGTCTACCTGCCCCGCACCGGCACCATCACCAGCAAGTCGCTCACCCTGAACCTCAACGGCGTCTCGTTCCAGGGACTGCGGCAGGGCAGCACCAACCTGGTCAACGGCACCGACTACACCGTCTCCGGCAGCACGCTCACCCTGACGGCGTCGGCGCTGACCCGACTGGCCGGCAACCGCGCCCCGGGGGTCAACGCCACCATCGAGGCCCGCTTCTCCGCCGGCGTGCCGTGGCGGATCAGCATCATCTCCTACGACAAGCCGACCCAGTCGGCGGCCACCGGCACCACCGGCTCGTTCGCCATCCCCACCCAGTTCCGCGGTGACCAGCTCGCCACCATGGAGGCCAAGTACGCCGACGGCAGCGGCGCCGGACCGGCCAACTGGACCTCCTACAAGGAGTTCTGGACGCACTTCCAGCCGGACTACAGCGCCAACACCATCCTGCTGAAGCCCGAGTTCTTCGCCGAGGTCAACGACGGCCCGGTCACGCTGACCTTCCACTTCTGGAGCGGCACGCAGGTGACGTACCGCATCACGAAGTCCGGAAGTACGGTCACCGGCAGCCCGGTCTGA
- a CDS encoding sigma factor-like helix-turn-helix DNA-binding protein has translation MADDVELAESVSFAVLTVLETLGPVERAVFVLREVFETPYDEIAAAVGRSPAAVRQIAHRAREHVAARRPRIRASRAEQEIVVERFLAAVRGGDLRELLEVLAPDVVVVSDGGGVVTAARRPVEGAERVAALFGGLARLAGDFVARPTWLNGGPAVRFDVGGVLDTVAGLVISDGRITRVYAVRNPQKLSRLDTEAPLSRS, from the coding sequence GTGGCCGATGACGTCGAGCTGGCCGAGAGCGTCTCGTTCGCGGTGCTGACCGTGCTGGAGACCCTGGGGCCCGTCGAAAGGGCGGTGTTCGTGCTCCGGGAGGTCTTCGAGACGCCGTACGACGAGATCGCGGCGGCGGTCGGCAGGTCCCCGGCGGCGGTCCGGCAGATCGCCCACCGCGCCCGGGAGCACGTGGCCGCCCGGCGACCGAGGATACGGGCGAGCCGGGCCGAGCAGGAGATCGTCGTCGAGCGGTTCCTTGCCGCGGTTCGCGGCGGCGACCTGCGGGAGCTGCTGGAGGTGCTCGCGCCGGACGTGGTGGTGGTCTCCGACGGTGGTGGTGTGGTCACGGCGGCCCGGCGACCGGTCGAGGGCGCGGAACGGGTGGCGGCGCTGTTCGGCGGGCTGGCCAGGCTGGCCGGCGACTTCGTGGCCCGGCCGACGTGGCTCAACGGGGGGCCGGCGGTGCGGTTCGACGTCGGCGGTGTGCTGGACACGGTGGCGGGCCTGGTGATCTCCGACGGCCGGATCACCCGGGTCTACGCCGTCCGTAACCCGCAGAAGCTGTCCCGACTCGACACGGAGGCCCCACTGAGCCGTTCGTAG
- a CDS encoding IS110 family transposase → MIEVAGGVDTHLDTHTAAVIDQVGRVLGTQQFPATVAGYTALLAWMRGFGRLGRVGIEGTGAYGAGLARRLRDEQVEVIEVDRPDRKTRRFQGKSDPIDAIQAAKAALAGDRTGIPKQRDGRVEALRNLRVARRSAVDQRADTQRQIKTLLVTAPDELRAQLPGLTVKQLITVCARMRLDPADAAAPVTAVKIALRSLARRHQQLSAETTDLDEVLDPLVAAINPGLLAANGVGTDVAGQLLVTAGENHERLASEAAFAMLCGVAPIPASSGKTTRHRLNRGGDRQANAVLYRVVLCRLRWDPHTREYMQRRTKEGLSKKEIIRCLKRYIARELYQLITSNDLQLAA, encoded by the coding sequence ATGATCGAGGTCGCCGGCGGCGTCGATACTCACCTGGACACCCACACCGCAGCGGTGATCGACCAGGTCGGCCGAGTGTTGGGCACCCAGCAGTTCCCGGCCACGGTGGCCGGCTACACCGCGTTGTTGGCCTGGATGCGCGGTTTCGGTCGCCTGGGGCGAGTCGGGATCGAGGGCACCGGCGCTTATGGGGCCGGTCTGGCCCGCCGGCTGCGCGACGAGCAGGTCGAGGTGATTGAGGTCGACCGGCCCGACCGTAAGACCCGCCGGTTCCAGGGCAAGTCCGACCCGATCGACGCCATCCAAGCGGCCAAGGCCGCCCTGGCCGGCGACCGGACCGGGATCCCCAAGCAGCGCGACGGCCGCGTCGAAGCCCTGCGCAACCTGCGGGTGGCCCGGCGCAGCGCCGTCGACCAGCGCGCCGACACCCAACGCCAGATCAAGACCCTGCTCGTCACCGCCCCCGACGAACTACGCGCCCAGCTACCCGGCCTGACCGTCAAGCAGCTGATCACCGTCTGCGCGAGGATGCGACTCGACCCGGCCGACGCCGCAGCCCCCGTAACCGCCGTCAAAATCGCCCTGCGGTCCCTGGCCCGTCGCCACCAACAACTGTCCGCCGAGACCACCGACCTGGACGAGGTCCTCGATCCCTTGGTGGCCGCCATCAACCCCGGCCTACTCGCCGCCAACGGCGTCGGCACCGACGTCGCCGGCCAACTGCTGGTCACCGCCGGCGAAAACCACGAACGGCTCGCCTCCGAAGCAGCCTTCGCCATGCTCTGCGGTGTCGCCCCGATCCCCGCCTCGTCCGGCAAGACCACCCGGCACCGCCTCAACCGCGGCGGCGACCGCCAGGCCAACGCCGTCCTATACCGAGTCGTGCTCTGCCGCCTGCGCTGGGACCCCCACACCCGCGAATACATGCAACGCCGCACCAAGGAAGGCCTCTCCAAGAAAGAGATCATCCGCTGCCTCAAGCGCTACATCGCCCGCGAGCTCTACCAGCTCATCACCTCAAACGATCTCCAACTCGCCGCTTGA
- a CDS encoding sigma factor: MNDDPFVSHRSLLFTVSYELLGSAADAEDVVQETWLRWAALGGPVRADVRDPRAYLVRIVTRQALNRLRTLARRREEYVGEWLPEPLLTEMMLVSTSRPGSDPATD, from the coding sequence ATGAACGACGACCCGTTCGTCTCCCACCGCAGTCTGCTGTTCACGGTCTCCTACGAGTTGCTCGGCTCCGCCGCCGATGCCGAGGACGTCGTGCAGGAGACCTGGCTGCGGTGGGCGGCCCTCGGCGGGCCGGTGCGGGCGGACGTCCGCGACCCCCGGGCGTACCTGGTGCGGATCGTCACCCGGCAGGCGCTCAACCGGCTGCGGACGCTGGCCCGCCGACGCGAGGAGTACGTCGGCGAGTGGCTTCCCGAGCCGCTACTGACAGAGATGATGTTGGTGAGCACCTCCCGCCCGGGGTCTGACCCAGCTACTGACTGA
- a CDS encoding carboxymuconolactone decarboxylase family protein, with protein sequence MSSHTRVPRAEITGLYGAVLKTFSRKMFGDVAGPLEVMWHHRPVLRFSLGLGQKSSRWKACDKNLKSYAQMAVAAQIGCTFCLDLGYFQAHDDGLDVAKARQVPRWRESDAFTPLERDVLEYAEAMTQTPPTVTDALSARLLGRLGAAGMVELTAWIALANQFARTNFALGIEAQGFAASCGLPPLPPRALPDSAVPAA encoded by the coding sequence ATGAGCAGCCACACCAGGGTTCCCAGGGCCGAGATCACCGGCCTCTACGGCGCGGTGCTGAAGACGTTCAGCCGGAAGATGTTCGGCGACGTGGCCGGCCCCCTCGAGGTGATGTGGCACCACCGGCCGGTGCTCCGGTTCAGCCTCGGCCTGGGCCAGAAGTCCAGCAGGTGGAAGGCCTGCGACAAGAACCTCAAGTCGTACGCGCAGATGGCGGTGGCCGCCCAGATCGGCTGCACGTTCTGCCTCGACCTGGGGTACTTCCAGGCACACGACGACGGCCTCGACGTGGCCAAGGCGCGGCAGGTGCCTCGGTGGCGGGAGTCGGACGCCTTCACCCCGCTGGAGCGGGACGTGCTGGAGTACGCCGAGGCGATGACGCAGACCCCGCCGACCGTCACCGACGCGCTCTCCGCCCGGCTGCTGGGGCGGCTCGGGGCGGCGGGGATGGTCGAACTCACCGCCTGGATCGCACTGGCCAACCAGTTCGCGCGGACGAACTTCGCGCTCGGGATCGAGGCCCAGGGCTTCGCCGCGTCGTGCGGGTTGCCGCCGTTGCCGCCCCGGGCCCTGCCGGACAGCGCGGTGCCGGCGGCATGA
- a CDS encoding DUF5682 family protein: protein MSSPTDPSPPAGPPPPPAPRGPAGPPTPPGPSAPAAPPTGAELVDPSVAVAALAGHRRPYLIGVRHHSPALAVALPRLLAECRPEVLLLELPPELGEWLPWLADPATTAPVALAGVVGDGGGPAFYPFADFSPELVAVRWAARNGVPVVPCDLPLADAAWGERGPGGAATPGRSFADALRAAGSGRADEDLWDRSVEARAPGADPEAVRRAALAVGWALRVDAERGAGVSALDLRREARMRQCLAEAGPRRVAALVGAFHAPALLTGSGGPPAGPAGPSSVVTSLVPYTFGLLDARSGYPAGIRDPQWQQSVLAADGDPAAVESATTAAVVAVCAAIRRAGHPAGPGEAREAVRLALDLARLRGLPAPGRGELVEAIQSVLAHGEVLGRGRAVARAMEQVLVGDRRGVLAAGTPRSGLGPAVRELLVRLRLPGAGDPARELRLDPLRSALDRRREITLHRLVVCDVAYAEQVGGAGVGGVDPVTARWRVEWSPRTEATIEVAGLRGVTLGQAAEGALVERRRRERAEDGPTVAAVIVGLEDAARCDLTGLAARRLTELSVTVPAEGTLGELVAALALLDRLRLGHLPGGSGLSAGELGRVAEALENAAVRQVDGLAGTEDVADAEALATLVQRADAAGAGLRLADCLARLAIRGTPLMAAAAGAVQVLSGLRQPAAFGRLVASWVDTATTPTGRQQLQGHLTGLLVVAEPLLRANGEVLGGLLDRVETLPDEEFLTRLPALRAGFHAVSPAGRDRLLEVVRERLDDADPAADIAVLDDPDALLVRLRADRAGREALLAQGLLAPVPAEPSPDLPAAVPGVARRATRRTPAGGIPTVDRWRLVLGRESTRVGPRARRYATALDELYGAGRGEGAGAEAAGRAGREASFPGVREWAQELSALFGPGVREEVLARAVEAGRLDAVTELDPAAVRPSVELLRDLLTLAGGLPESTVARLRPLVARIVAELTRQLAARLRPALTGLTTPRPTYRPGGPLDLPRTLRANLATVRRDAQGRVMLVPERPVFRTRARREVDWRLVLVVDVSGSMEESVIWSALTAAVLAGVPALSTHFVAFSTEVVDLSERVDDPLALLLEVSVGGGTHIAAGLRYARSLVTVPQRTMVVVISDFEEGFPMGGLLAETRALVEAGCQVLGCASLDDTGRPRYSVSTAGQLVAAGMPVAALSPLELARWVGEQVRR, encoded by the coding sequence ATGTCCTCGCCGACTGACCCGTCGCCCCCGGCCGGGCCGCCGCCTCCGCCCGCGCCCCGGGGCCCGGCCGGGCCGCCGACGCCCCCGGGGCCGTCGGCCCCGGCCGCACCGCCGACCGGCGCGGAGCTGGTCGATCCCTCGGTTGCGGTCGCCGCGTTGGCCGGGCACCGGCGGCCGTACCTGATCGGGGTACGCCACCACTCGCCCGCGCTGGCGGTGGCCCTGCCGCGGCTGCTGGCCGAGTGCCGACCCGAGGTGCTGCTCCTCGAACTCCCGCCGGAGCTGGGCGAGTGGCTGCCGTGGCTCGCGGACCCGGCCACCACCGCCCCGGTGGCGCTGGCCGGGGTGGTCGGCGACGGCGGGGGACCGGCGTTCTATCCGTTCGCCGACTTCTCCCCGGAGCTGGTCGCGGTGCGGTGGGCGGCCCGTAACGGGGTTCCGGTCGTACCGTGTGATCTGCCGTTGGCCGACGCGGCCTGGGGGGAGCGCGGGCCGGGCGGGGCCGCGACGCCGGGCCGGTCGTTCGCGGACGCGCTGCGCGCGGCGGGCAGCGGGCGGGCCGACGAGGACCTGTGGGACCGCTCGGTCGAGGCCCGGGCGCCCGGCGCAGACCCGGAGGCGGTACGCCGGGCGGCGCTCGCCGTCGGTTGGGCGTTGCGCGTCGACGCCGAGCGGGGGGCCGGGGTGTCCGCCCTCGACCTGCGGCGGGAGGCGCGGATGCGGCAGTGCCTGGCGGAGGCGGGCCCGCGCCGGGTCGCCGCCCTGGTCGGCGCGTTCCACGCCCCGGCGCTGCTGACCGGATCGGGCGGCCCGCCGGCCGGTCCGGCCGGCCCGTCGTCGGTGGTGACCTCGCTGGTGCCGTACACGTTCGGGTTGCTGGACGCGCGGTCGGGCTATCCGGCCGGCATCCGCGATCCGCAGTGGCAGCAGTCGGTCCTGGCGGCCGACGGTGATCCCGCCGCCGTCGAGTCGGCGACGACGGCCGCCGTGGTGGCCGTCTGCGCGGCGATCCGCCGGGCCGGTCACCCGGCCGGTCCGGGCGAGGCCCGGGAGGCGGTCCGGCTCGCGCTCGACCTGGCCCGGCTGCGCGGCCTGCCCGCACCGGGCCGGGGCGAACTGGTCGAGGCGATCCAGAGCGTGCTGGCCCACGGTGAGGTGCTCGGCCGGGGCCGGGCGGTGGCCCGCGCGATGGAGCAGGTGCTCGTCGGGGACCGGCGGGGGGTGCTGGCTGCCGGCACCCCCCGGTCCGGACTGGGCCCGGCGGTACGGGAGTTGCTGGTCCGGTTGCGGCTGCCCGGGGCCGGTGACCCGGCCAGGGAGCTGCGGCTGGACCCGCTCCGTTCCGCCCTGGACCGGCGGCGGGAGATCACGCTGCACCGGCTCGTGGTCTGTGACGTCGCGTACGCCGAACAGGTCGGCGGCGCGGGTGTCGGCGGGGTGGACCCGGTCACCGCGCGCTGGCGGGTGGAGTGGTCGCCCCGGACCGAGGCGACGATCGAGGTGGCCGGGCTGCGTGGGGTGACCCTCGGCCAGGCCGCCGAGGGCGCCCTGGTGGAGCGGCGACGGCGGGAGCGGGCCGAGGACGGCCCGACCGTCGCCGCCGTGATCGTCGGGCTGGAGGACGCCGCGCGGTGCGACCTGACCGGGCTGGCCGCCCGCAGGCTCACCGAACTGTCGGTCACGGTGCCGGCGGAGGGCACCCTCGGTGAACTGGTCGCCGCGTTGGCGTTGCTCGACCGGCTGCGCCTCGGCCACCTGCCGGGCGGGTCCGGGCTGTCGGCGGGCGAACTGGGCCGGGTCGCCGAGGCGCTGGAGAACGCGGCGGTCCGGCAGGTCGACGGTCTGGCCGGCACCGAGGACGTGGCCGACGCCGAGGCGTTGGCCACGCTCGTCCAGCGGGCCGACGCCGCCGGGGCGGGGCTGCGCCTGGCCGACTGCCTGGCCCGGCTCGCCATCCGGGGCACGCCGCTGATGGCCGCCGCCGCCGGGGCGGTCCAGGTCCTGTCGGGACTGCGGCAGCCGGCCGCCTTCGGACGGCTCGTCGCATCCTGGGTGGACACCGCGACCACGCCCACCGGGCGGCAGCAGCTCCAGGGCCACCTGACCGGGCTGCTTGTCGTCGCGGAACCGCTGCTGCGGGCCAACGGTGAGGTGCTGGGCGGGCTTCTCGACCGGGTCGAGACCCTGCCCGACGAGGAGTTCCTCACCCGGCTACCCGCGCTGCGCGCCGGCTTCCACGCGGTCAGCCCGGCCGGTCGGGACCGGCTGCTCGAGGTGGTCCGGGAGCGGCTCGACGACGCCGACCCGGCCGCCGACATCGCGGTGCTCGACGACCCGGACGCCCTACTGGTCCGACTGCGCGCCGACCGGGCGGGCCGGGAGGCGCTCCTGGCGCAGGGCCTCCTTGCTCCCGTTCCGGCGGAGCCGTCACCGGACCTGCCGGCAGCGGTTCCCGGCGTGGCGCGGCGGGCCACCCGTCGGACGCCGGCCGGTGGGATCCCGACCGTCGACAGGTGGCGGCTCGTGCTGGGCCGCGAGTCCACCCGGGTCGGGCCGCGCGCCCGCCGGTACGCCACCGCACTCGACGAGCTGTACGGTGCCGGCCGGGGCGAAGGGGCCGGTGCCGAGGCGGCCGGTCGTGCCGGCCGGGAAGCGTCCTTCCCTGGCGTACGGGAGTGGGCACAGGAGTTGTCCGCCCTGTTCGGCCCCGGCGTACGGGAGGAGGTGCTGGCCCGGGCCGTCGAGGCGGGCCGGCTGGACGCGGTCACCGAGCTCGATCCGGCGGCGGTGCGCCCGTCGGTCGAGCTGCTCCGCGACCTGCTCACCCTCGCCGGTGGGCTGCCGGAGTCCACGGTGGCGCGGCTGCGCCCGCTGGTGGCCCGGATCGTGGCGGAGCTGACCCGGCAGTTGGCCGCCCGGCTGCGTCCGGCGCTGACCGGGCTGACCACCCCCCGCCCCACCTACCGGCCGGGCGGGCCGCTGGACCTGCCCCGGACGCTGCGGGCCAACCTGGCGACCGTCCGCCGCGACGCGCAGGGCAGGGTGATGCTGGTGCCGGAGCGGCCGGTGTTCCGGACCCGGGCCCGCCGGGAGGTCGACTGGCGGCTGGTGCTCGTCGTCGACGTCTCCGGTTCGATGGAGGAGTCGGTGATCTGGTCGGCGCTCACCGCCGCCGTGCTCGCCGGCGTTCCGGCGCTCAGCACGCACTTCGTCGCCTTCTCCACCGAGGTGGTGGACCTGTCCGAGCGGGTGGACGACCCGCTGGCCCTGCTGCTGGAGGTCAGCGTCGGCGGGGGCACCCACATCGCGGCCGGGTTGCGGTACGCCCGGTCTTTGGTCACCGTTCCGCAGCGAACGATGGTGGTCGTGATCAGCGACTTCGAGGAGGGGTTCCCGATGGGTGGACTGCTGGCCGAGACCCGGGCGTTGGTCGAGGCGGGCTGCCAGGTGCTGGGCTGCGCCAGCCTGGACGACACCGGCCGGCCCCGGTACTCGGTGTCGACGGCGGGTCAGCTGGTGGCGGCGGGGATGCCGGTCGCCGCATTGAGCCCGCTGGAGCTGGCCCGGTGGGTCGGGGAGCAGGTACGTCGATGA
- a CDS encoding AAA family ATPase yields MTTATTPAARQVQPAEHAHAAELAFLAAYDDGPRPPGWRLTPRAVVTFIVGSAGAALELPRQARRDDLPRTLAVAAKFVGERALVERCVVTLAGERGLLLVGEPGTAKSMLSELLSAAICGSSELVVQGTAGTTEDQLRYGWNYALLLAHGPSAAALVPSPILSAMRTGAVARVEEITRCLPEVQDALVSILSDRRIAVPELSGTAGATVPAAPGFTLIATANLRDRGVSEMSAALKRRFNFETVGPIGDLAQEIALVQRQARATLERVHAPFAVDEAVLEALVTAFRDLRAGRSVEGWEVERPSTVMSTAEAVAVASSLALAAAYFPGDRDVLSLLPGHLLGVVRKDDPADGAKLLGYWDGAVRRRAEDGARLWRQLWELRDVLAD; encoded by the coding sequence ATGACCACCGCGACCACCCCGGCGGCTCGCCAGGTCCAACCCGCCGAGCACGCCCACGCCGCCGAACTGGCGTTCCTCGCCGCCTACGACGACGGGCCCCGTCCGCCGGGCTGGCGGTTGACCCCCCGCGCGGTCGTCACGTTCATCGTCGGCAGCGCCGGTGCCGCGCTGGAGCTGCCCCGCCAGGCACGCCGCGACGACCTGCCCCGCACGTTGGCCGTGGCCGCCAAGTTCGTCGGGGAACGGGCCCTGGTCGAGCGGTGCGTCGTCACCCTGGCCGGGGAACGGGGCCTGCTGCTCGTCGGCGAACCGGGCACCGCGAAGTCGATGCTGTCGGAGCTGCTGTCCGCCGCGATCTGCGGCAGCAGTGAGCTGGTCGTGCAGGGCACCGCGGGGACCACCGAGGACCAGCTCCGGTACGGCTGGAACTACGCGCTGCTGCTGGCGCACGGGCCGAGCGCCGCCGCGCTGGTGCCCTCGCCGATCCTGTCGGCGATGCGTACCGGTGCGGTGGCTCGGGTGGAGGAGATCACCAGGTGCCTGCCCGAGGTCCAGGACGCCCTGGTGTCCATCCTGTCCGATCGGCGGATCGCGGTGCCCGAGCTCTCCGGCACCGCCGGGGCCACCGTCCCCGCCGCGCCCGGATTCACGCTTATCGCGACCGCCAACCTGCGTGACCGGGGGGTGTCGGAGATGTCCGCCGCGCTCAAGCGCCGGTTCAACTTCGAGACCGTCGGCCCGATCGGCGACCTGGCCCAGGAGATCGCCCTGGTGCAGCGGCAGGCCCGCGCCACGCTGGAGCGGGTGCACGCCCCGTTCGCGGTCGACGAGGCCGTGCTGGAGGCGCTTGTCACCGCGTTCCGGGACCTGCGGGCCGGGCGGTCGGTCGAGGGCTGGGAGGTGGAGCGGCCCTCCACGGTGATGAGCACCGCCGAGGCGGTCGCGGTCGCGTCGTCGCTGGCCTTGGCGGCGGCCTACTTCCCCGGCGACCGGGACGTGTTGTCGCTGCTGCCGGGGCATCTGCTCGGCGTGGTCCGCAAGGACGACCCCGCCGACGGGGCCAAGCTGCTCGGCTACTGGGACGGCGCGGTCCGGCGTCGGGCCGAGGACGGCGCCCGGCTGTGGCGGCAACTCTGGGAACTGCGCGATGTCCTCGCCGACTGA
- a CDS encoding DUF4132 domain-containing protein produces MGWSAASGGYQVTLRDGDVIARNAKGRELRSVPASLRDDPTVVGLRQLTEWLTRHEAQCRTDIERWMVRSLPVPVSVLTEVWPDEAWRTALTDLVVAVLDDDGHRDPDDVGLLREVGDGQVGLVNLDGDSVRRAARRIVIPHPVTLDDLDDLREFAAELQVRQSVDQLFRQTWVRGSGVDPTATRFGDYAGGRYDQLRHLTARATKLGYPVRGGNAVCRIVEDGHTVEARSWVGADDPYYETETGDLVFTDRHGTALPLGTVGPVAWSEGTRMAAALYAGRVVAAEQEEDK; encoded by the coding sequence ATGGGATGGTCAGCGGCGTCGGGTGGCTACCAGGTCACTCTCCGCGACGGTGATGTCATCGCCCGGAACGCCAAGGGGCGGGAGCTCCGTTCCGTCCCGGCGTCCCTGCGTGACGATCCGACAGTGGTCGGGCTCCGACAGCTCACCGAGTGGCTGACCCGGCACGAGGCCCAGTGCCGTACGGACATCGAACGCTGGATGGTGCGCTCGCTGCCGGTGCCGGTGTCGGTCCTGACCGAGGTGTGGCCGGACGAGGCATGGCGCACCGCGCTCACCGACCTCGTCGTCGCGGTGCTCGACGACGACGGCCACCGGGACCCGGACGACGTGGGTCTGCTCCGCGAGGTGGGCGACGGCCAGGTCGGTCTGGTCAACCTCGACGGCGACTCCGTCCGCCGGGCCGCCCGACGGATCGTCATCCCCCATCCGGTCACCCTCGACGACCTCGACGACCTGCGGGAGTTCGCCGCCGAACTCCAGGTCCGCCAGTCCGTCGACCAGCTCTTCCGGCAGACCTGGGTCCGGGGGTCGGGCGTCGACCCGACGGCGACCCGGTTCGGCGACTACGCCGGCGGCCGGTACGACCAGCTGCGCCACCTGACGGCCCGCGCGACGAAGCTCGGCTACCCGGTACGTGGTGGCAACGCGGTGTGCCGGATCGTCGAGGACGGCCACACCGTCGAGGCCCGGTCGTGGGTCGGCGCCGACGACCCGTACTACGAGACCGAGACCGGTGACCTCGTCTTCACCGACCGGCACGGCACCGCCCTGCCGCTGGGCACGGTCGGCCCGGTGGCCTGGTCGGAAGGAACCCGGATGGCCGCCGCGTTGTACGCCGGCCGGGTCGTGGCAGCAGAGCAGGAGGAGGACAAGTGA